In Ostrea edulis chromosome 6, xbOstEdul1.1, whole genome shotgun sequence, a single window of DNA contains:
- the LOC125648433 gene encoding elongation factor 1-delta isoform X2: MANPLMHDSVWRSKQKYEDAEAHYQQLLAGTAKPVSAKDKKSGKSVGSSIKTEIAEARQQIQKVLNSGGSGGTSGDNSQVMRRVESLEKENTDLKKVVEDMKSLVQRLENRVTKLEGGSSAPSAQAPASNKPAPAPAEDEEDDDDIDLFGSDEDDEEADRIRQERLAAYAAKKAKKPALIAKSSLVLDVKPWDDETDMAKMDEEVRKITADGLLWGQSKLVPIGYGIRKLQIGCVIEDDKISTDFLEEEITAIEDLVQSMDVAAFNKI; encoded by the exons ATGGCCAATCCTCTGATGCATGATTCAGTCTGGAGAAGCAAGCAGAAGTATGAAGATGCTGAGGCACATTATCAGCAGTTACTCGCAGGAACCGCCAAACCAGTCTCTGCTAAG GACAAAAAAAGTGGCAAATCAGTGGGCAGTTCTATCAAAACTGAAATAGCTGAAGCCAGACAACAAATTCAAAAAGTTCTTAATTCT GGAGGATCTGGGGGAACATCAGGAGACAATAGTCAGGTGATGAGGCGAGTCGAATCTCTGGAGAAAGAAAACACAGATCTTAAAAAGG TTGTGGAAGATATGAAGAGTTTAGTTCAAAGATTAGAAAATCGTGTAACCAAACTAGAGGGAGGAAGTTCAGCCCCTTCTGCACAAGCTCCTGCTTCAAACAAACCCGCCCCTGCTCCCGCCGAAGATGAGGAGGATGATGATGACATTGACCTCTTTGGCAGTGATGAG GATGACGAAGAAGCAGACAGAATTAGACAGGAAAGATTAGCAGCTTATGCAGCCAAAAAAGCTAAAA AACCAGCTCTTATTGCCAAGTCCAGTTTGGTTTTGGATGTTAAGCCATGGGATGATGAAACAGATATGGCAAAGATGGATGAGGAAGTCCGAAAGATTACTGCAGATGGACTGCTATGGGGTCAAT CAAAACTGGTGCCTATTGGATATGGTATTAGGAAACTCCAGATCGGTTGTGTCATAGAAGATGATAAAATCTCCACAGATTTTCTGGAGGAAGAAATAACAGCAATTGAGGATTTA
- the LOC125648433 gene encoding elongation factor 1-delta isoform X3: MANPLMHDSVWRSKQKYEDAEAHYQQLLAGTAKPVSAKGGSGGTSGDNSQVMRRVESLEKENTDLKKVVEDMKSLVQRLENRVTKLEGGSSAPSAQAPASNKPAPAPAEDEEDDDDIDLFGSDEDDEEADRIRQERLAAYAAKKAKKPALIAKSSLVLDVKPWDDETDMAKMDEEVRKITADGLLWGQSKLVPIGYGIRKLQIGCVIEDDKISTDFLEEEITAIEDLVQSMDVAAFNKI; encoded by the exons ATGGCCAATCCTCTGATGCATGATTCAGTCTGGAGAAGCAAGCAGAAGTATGAAGATGCTGAGGCACATTATCAGCAGTTACTCGCAGGAACCGCCAAACCAGTCTCTGCTAAG GGAGGATCTGGGGGAACATCAGGAGACAATAGTCAGGTGATGAGGCGAGTCGAATCTCTGGAGAAAGAAAACACAGATCTTAAAAAGG TTGTGGAAGATATGAAGAGTTTAGTTCAAAGATTAGAAAATCGTGTAACCAAACTAGAGGGAGGAAGTTCAGCCCCTTCTGCACAAGCTCCTGCTTCAAACAAACCCGCCCCTGCTCCCGCCGAAGATGAGGAGGATGATGATGACATTGACCTCTTTGGCAGTGATGAG GATGACGAAGAAGCAGACAGAATTAGACAGGAAAGATTAGCAGCTTATGCAGCCAAAAAAGCTAAAA AACCAGCTCTTATTGCCAAGTCCAGTTTGGTTTTGGATGTTAAGCCATGGGATGATGAAACAGATATGGCAAAGATGGATGAGGAAGTCCGAAAGATTACTGCAGATGGACTGCTATGGGGTCAAT CAAAACTGGTGCCTATTGGATATGGTATTAGGAAACTCCAGATCGGTTGTGTCATAGAAGATGATAAAATCTCCACAGATTTTCTGGAGGAAGAAATAACAGCAATTGAGGATTTA
- the LOC125648433 gene encoding elongation factor 1-delta isoform X1, with protein sequence MANPLMHDSVWRSKQKYEDAEAHYQQLLAGTAKPVSAKDKKSGKSVGSSIKTEIAEARQQIQKVLNSHKGNCIQIIGGSGGTSGDNSQVMRRVESLEKENTDLKKVVEDMKSLVQRLENRVTKLEGGSSAPSAQAPASNKPAPAPAEDEEDDDDIDLFGSDEDDEEADRIRQERLAAYAAKKAKKPALIAKSSLVLDVKPWDDETDMAKMDEEVRKITADGLLWGQSKLVPIGYGIRKLQIGCVIEDDKISTDFLEEEITAIEDLVQSMDVAAFNKI encoded by the exons ATGGCCAATCCTCTGATGCATGATTCAGTCTGGAGAAGCAAGCAGAAGTATGAAGATGCTGAGGCACATTATCAGCAGTTACTCGCAGGAACCGCCAAACCAGTCTCTGCTAAG GACAAAAAAAGTGGCAAATCAGTGGGCAGTTCTATCAAAACTGAAATAGCTGAAGCCAGACAACAAATTCAAAAAGTTCTTAATTCT CACAAAGGAAATTGTATACAGATAATT GGAGGATCTGGGGGAACATCAGGAGACAATAGTCAGGTGATGAGGCGAGTCGAATCTCTGGAGAAAGAAAACACAGATCTTAAAAAGG TTGTGGAAGATATGAAGAGTTTAGTTCAAAGATTAGAAAATCGTGTAACCAAACTAGAGGGAGGAAGTTCAGCCCCTTCTGCACAAGCTCCTGCTTCAAACAAACCCGCCCCTGCTCCCGCCGAAGATGAGGAGGATGATGATGACATTGACCTCTTTGGCAGTGATGAG GATGACGAAGAAGCAGACAGAATTAGACAGGAAAGATTAGCAGCTTATGCAGCCAAAAAAGCTAAAA AACCAGCTCTTATTGCCAAGTCCAGTTTGGTTTTGGATGTTAAGCCATGGGATGATGAAACAGATATGGCAAAGATGGATGAGGAAGTCCGAAAGATTACTGCAGATGGACTGCTATGGGGTCAAT CAAAACTGGTGCCTATTGGATATGGTATTAGGAAACTCCAGATCGGTTGTGTCATAGAAGATGATAAAATCTCCACAGATTTTCTGGAGGAAGAAATAACAGCAATTGAGGATTTA